From the Deinococcus aestuarii genome, the window CAGCCCGAGGAGGCCGAGGACGACGAGGGCTTTGCGCAGGGTGAGCACGTGGGTCATGGGAGGTCTCCTGCCGAGACGGTGAGGCGCGTTCGGCCCCGGTTCAGTGGGCGCCAGGAATGTTGGGCGGGTGTAAGGACGCGGGCTTCATGAAACCGGGACCAAGGCCAGCCTGGGGGGAGGGGCACGGCACGCCTGTCGCTCAGGGGCGGGCGCCGAGGGTCCCCAGCCACACCCCGACGCCGAACACGACCCCACCGCCCACGATCACCTGCACGACGGTCTGGGCGAGCGGCGAGCGCATGTAGTGCCAGCGGATATAGGCGATGACCAGCAGTTCGACCAGCACGACGGCGTAGGCGAGGCTGAGGGCGACGCGCAGGTCGGGCAACAGGAAGGGCAGGGTGTGCAGCATCCCGCCGAGGATGGTGGCGACCCCGGTGATCGCGCCGCGCGCGAGGGGGGTGCCGCGCCCCGAGACGACGCCGTCGTCGCTGAGCGCCTCGGCCAGCCCCATGCTGATGCCCGCCCCCACCGAGGCGGCCAGGCCCACGAAAAAGGCGTCGACGGGTCTGCCCGTCAGCCCCGCCGTGGCGAACAGCGGCGCGAGGGTGCTGACCGAGCCGTCCATCAGGCCCAGCAGGGCGGGTTGAATCTTCTGGAGCACGAACGTCTGGTCGTGAGGGGAGGCCTGTGACATGCCCCTTATTGAGAAGGATTCCTGTTACGTGGGTGCAAGAAATGTGGAGTGAGCTGCCCAGATTAATCGGGTCTGGCAGGAGGGAAGTCCACCGCGACGCGCAGGCCCCCGGGCTCGCCGTTCTCGAAGCGCAGGGTGGCCCCGTGCGTCTGCGCCACGCGCTGCACGATGGCGAGCCCCAGCCCGTTGCCGTCCCCACCGCGGGCGGTGTTCACCTGATAGAAGGGCTCGGCCAGGTGCGGGAGGGCCGTCTCGGGCACGCCCGGGCCCGCGTCCTGCACCGTCAGGCGCACGTGGTCTGCCTCACCGCCCACGTTCACCCGCATGTCGGCGCCCTGCCCGTACCGCAGGCCGTTCCCGATCAGGTTCTCGACGAGGTGGGTGAGCAGCGCCTCGTCGCCGATCACCGTGGCGTCGCCCCGGGTCTCGAAGTCCAACCGCACGTCGGGTGCCGCCTCGCGCGCCCGGTCCACCGCCTCGCCGGCCACCCGGGCGAGGTCCACCGGCAGGAGTTGCACCGCCCGCACGCCCCGGGCGAGCAGCAACAGGTGTTCGGTGAGCCGGCGCATCCGCTCCACGTCGGCGAGCGCCTCGGCCATGTCCTCGCGCAGCTCGGCCTCAGAGCGCGGCCCGGCGAGCGAGCCTTGCAGCCGCATCTTGAGCGCCGCGAGGGGGGAGCGCAGGTCGTGGGCGGCGGCCCGGGTGAACTCCTCCTCCCGCTCGCGGACATCCGCGAGTTGCGCGAAGGACGTTTGCAGGGTCCCGGCCAGCCGCCCGACTTCGTCGTTGCGCCCTGCCCCGGGCAGGGGGGTCCGCAGGTCCCCCCGCTGCCCCAGCCGCGCGGCCGCCTCCTGCAAGCGGGCCACCGGGCGCAGCAGCCGTCCCGCCAGGAGGAAGCTCAGCAGGGCCACCAGCGCCGCCGCGGTCGGCACGGTGACCGCCAGCGCCCGCAGGTAGGCGCGCAGCGGGTTGACGACCCCCAGCACGTCGCTGGCCAGTTGGGCCGTGGCCGCTCCCCCGCGCAGGGTCACCGTGGCGATGAGCACGTCGTGCCCCGCGCGCGGCGCGTAGCCGGGCGGCAGGTCGGCCGGGATGGGCGGGAAGTTCTCCGTGACCGCCACCACCTGCCCGCCCTGCAGGACCCGCACGTCCACGTTGCGCGGGAGCGTCGTGATCTCGAGCGGCGGGGACGTCCCGGACCGGGGCCGCGCCGCCAGCTCCTGCTCCAGGCGCGGGATCAGCATTTCCAGGCGCTCGTACTCCGCCACGGCCAGAAAGGAGCGCAGGGCGAGAAACTGCACCGCCGCGACCACCAGGACCACCACGGCGGTCTGGAGGGCGACCCCCAGGGCGAGCCGGGTGCGGATGGTCATGGCACCCGGTACCCCAGCCCACGCGAACTCACGAGCACGTCGGCCGTCAGCTTGCGCCGCAGGTAGCTCACGTACACGTCCACCACCCGCGCCTCGCCCCCGAAGTCCGGACCCCAGACCCGCGCGAGCAGTTCCTCCCGGGTGAACCAGCGCCCCTTCGAGAGCACCAGCGTCTCGAGCAGGGCGTACTCGCGCGCCGTGAAGCCCACCACCTGTCCCTGCCACCACACCTGGCGGTGCCGGGCGTCCAGGAGACCCGCCCCACCGCCGAACTCGACCCGCGCGCTGCGCGCCCCCTCGCCGCGCCGCACAATCGCCCGCAGGGTGGCGAGCAACTCGGGCAGCTCGAAGGGCTTGACCAGGTAGGCGTCGCCGCCCAGGTCCAGGCCGTCCACCCGGTCGTGCAGGGCGCCCCGGGCGGTGAGAAACACGATGGGCACCTCGGCGCCCTCCGCCCGCAGGGTGCGGGCCAGCTCGAACCCGTCGAGGCCCGGGAGCATCACGTCGAGCAGCAGGGCGTCGTAGCCCCCCGAGCGCGCCTGGGTCAGCCCACGCACGCCGTCCGGCTCCACCTTGACCTCGTGGCCCGCGTCGGAGAGCGCCCGCGCGGTCGGGAGCGCGATGCGCGGGTCGTCCTCCACTAGCAGCAGCCGCACGCTCAGCGCCCCCGGGGGGGAGCACAGGACATCCAGGGGCCGCCGGGCAGGGTCATGCCGCCACGGTAGGCGTTCCAGATCAAAGGGGCGTAAGAACGGCACGTGAGGGGAGCTTAAGAAAGCGTTGAGGACCTGCCCTTTCTTGCACCCGTCTAACCGCGCCTGCCTACCTTCACGGCGGTTGTGTCGCCCCAACCCCACCCAGGAGCCCTCATGAAACACCTGATCCTCCTCTCCGCCCTCCTCCTTCCCTCGGCCCTCGCGGGCGGGGCGGGCGCCCAGAGCGCCGGTGCCGGTGTGCCATCCACCAACGTGAATGCGCCCGCGCCCACCACCGGGCAGCCCACCGCGCAGAACACGGGCACGGCCTCGCCCCTGCCCTACAACCGCGCATCCGGCCTGCCCGCTGCTGGCACCGAGGACCTGAAAAAGAGCGTGCAGGCGCTGCAAAATACCCTGACCGAGCTTCAGGCCCTGCAACTCCAGACCAAGCAGGCGCACTGGAACGTGTCGGGCACCCTGTGGTACACCCTGCACGAACTCCTTCAGGAGCATTACGAGGGCATCAGCAAGTACGCGGACGACGTGGCCGAGCGCCAGCTCTCGGTGGGGGCGTCGAGCGACGGGCGGGCGATCACCATCGTTGCCGCCTCGCGCCTGCCGGAGATTCAGGCGGGTTTCATGGACGACAGCCAGGTGATCCAGTTCTTCACCTACCAGTACGAGACGGTGGGGCAGCGCATCCATCAGCGCATCGGCGACGTGGAAAAGGTGGACCCCACGACGGCGAACCTGCTGCAGGAGGTGGAGCACAGCATCGAGAAAGACCAGTGGCAGATGCGCGCCTTCCTTCAGAACACGCCGCGCGACCCCAACAGCGGCTTCGACCTCAACAACAACCAGCCCGTGCCCCTGCGTGGGAAATAAGGGAACGGGCACGACCCGGGGGGGGCCCGCCCGGCCCTCCTTCCTTCCCGCGGAGCAGGAGGCCAGCGCACTGGGGAAGTTCCCTCCAGCGCGCCCCCGCTCCTTCACCCGGCGGAAGGAACCGCGTCAGCCTGTCCCCCTACCCTGACCTATGCCTGTCTATCTACACGCCATCGCGTCCGCCGTCCCGGAGACCGCCTACCCTCAGTCGGTCATCCGGGACGTGATCGGGTC encodes:
- a CDS encoding VIT family protein, whose translation is MSQASPHDQTFVLQKIQPALLGLMDGSVSTLAPLFATAGLTGRPVDAFFVGLAASVGAGISMGLAEALSDDGVVSGRGTPLARGAITGVATILGGMLHTLPFLLPDLRVALSLAYAVVLVELLVIAYIRWHYMRSPLAQTVVQVIVGGGVVFGVGVWLGTLGARP
- a CDS encoding sensor histidine kinase, with the protein product MTIRTRLALGVALQTAVVVLVVAAVQFLALRSFLAVAEYERLEMLIPRLEQELAARPRSGTSPPLEITTLPRNVDVRVLQGGQVVAVTENFPPIPADLPPGYAPRAGHDVLIATVTLRGGAATAQLASDVLGVVNPLRAYLRALAVTVPTAAALVALLSFLLAGRLLRPVARLQEAAARLGQRGDLRTPLPGAGRNDEVGRLAGTLQTSFAQLADVREREEEFTRAAAHDLRSPLAALKMRLQGSLAGPRSEAELREDMAEALADVERMRRLTEHLLLLARGVRAVQLLPVDLARVAGEAVDRAREAAPDVRLDFETRGDATVIGDEALLTHLVENLIGNGLRYGQGADMRVNVGGEADHVRLTVQDAGPGVPETALPHLAEPFYQVNTARGGDGNGLGLAIVQRVAQTHGATLRFENGEPGGLRVAVDFPPARPD
- a CDS encoding response regulator transcription factor, coding for MRLLLVEDDPRIALPTARALSDAGHEVKVEPDGVRGLTQARSGGYDALLLDVMLPGLDGFELARTLRAEGAEVPIVFLTARGALHDRVDGLDLGGDAYLVKPFELPELLATLRAIVRRGEGARSARVEFGGGAGLLDARHRQVWWQGQVVGFTAREYALLETLVLSKGRWFTREELLARVWGPDFGGEARVVDVYVSYLRRKLTADVLVSSRGLGYRVP
- a CDS encoding Dps family protein, producing MKHLILLSALLLPSALAGGAGAQSAGAGVPSTNVNAPAPTTGQPTAQNTGTASPLPYNRASGLPAAGTEDLKKSVQALQNTLTELQALQLQTKQAHWNVSGTLWYTLHELLQEHYEGISKYADDVAERQLSVGASSDGRAITIVAASRLPEIQAGFMDDSQVIQFFTYQYETVGQRIHQRIGDVEKVDPTTANLLQEVEHSIEKDQWQMRAFLQNTPRDPNSGFDLNNNQPVPLRGK